TGGCCGTTCTTGAAGAGATACGTCTGAGTTCGCCGCTGGCCGTTCACGCCCGCGTCGCCGCCGATAATGCGAACACGCGATCCGCATTGGCACGCAGGATCGCGCGGCGTGCCTCCGGCCGCTTCTCCGTCACAATGAGGACCTTCGCCAGCGTGGCGGCCAGCGGGTAGAAGGGCCAATCGCTGCCGAACAGCAGCCGCTCGGTACCGACCTGCGCAATGATCCGATCGAGTTGCGTGACACCCTGCCCGGTGATCTCCAGCCAGACGTTGGGATAGGTTCGCGACAGCTCCATGGCGTCGGCGACGTCGCGGGCGCCGGCATGTCCCATGACAAACTGAACGCGCGGAAACGCCCGCACGGCACCCACGTAGCGCCGGATGAGGGCGTACTTGCGCATGAACGTCGGTTCGATGCCGGATCGGCCGCCATGGAAGATGACGACGAGACCCAGTCGTTCGCACTCGGCATAGATCGGCATCATGTCCGGATCGTCAGGGAAGACGCGCTGCATCTCGGGATGGACCTTGAGGCCCTGCACCCCCTGAGCTGCCGCAGCCCGCAGGCGCTCGCGCCAACGTCCGTCCGACGGGTGCACCGAGGCAAACGGGGTCAGCCGGTTTCCGGCGTGGGCCGCACGGATCGCCGCCAGCCAACGCTCGGTCAGATCGTCGCCAAACGGCAGGCCGACCGCAATCGGCAGGATGTTCACGCGCTCGCAGCCGATCGCGTCCATTTCCGCCAGCAGGTTCGGGATCGTGTGGGTTGCCGCGGCGTTACTGCCGAACAGGATCTGACCGCGGGCTTCGCGTTCGAGATCGTCGTGCATCTCCGGCGTAAAGGCACTGTTGATATAGACGTCGAGGTCGAGGCGACACCCGGGGTCGTGGCGGTCGCAATCGAGCATATACTCGATGCGTGGGGTGCGCCTCATCAGGTCGATGTCCGGCGCGAACAGAAAGTTCATGCCGAGGTGGACGTGGAAGTCGACGAACCGCGGCAGGCCCGTCACCTTGAGTTGCAGCAGCCCGTCGGAGTTGACCTCGAAATAAGGCAGGCTGGCAAGGCCGCGATAACCCTGCACGGTCAGGGGCCCGTAGGGGCCTTGCCCGGACGCGGCCGCCTCCGCCTCGATCTGCCGGTCCAAGGACACCGCATCTTCCGGCGTGTAGTCGCCGGAGCGGCCACACCCGGCAAACGCCGCCGCAGCCGCCCCGGCGAGCACTCGCAAACACTGGCGACGGTCGATTTCATTCATCTTCTTGCTCATACGGCCCCCGTCCGTCCCCCGGTTCGGCGGTCCGACACCTGCCGCCACGTCATTCCGGCGGATTAGGGTTTACCCCAATACGACTAAGGGTTTTTCCTATCTTGTTAAGACCCGGCAATTCAAACTATTTTTCTGTCAGTTCTCAAATGTCTGGCGTTTGGAGCTTCCGGCCCGCTTGAGGACGCCTCCCCCGCGCCACGGTCGAGGCCTCCAGAGAGGGGGGCACTTACGGGGTCTGCGCCGCAAGGCGCAGACCCCGTGCCGCGTTTGCGTCCCTCGCACGCTTGCAACCCTGCCTTTCGAGTGCGACATAGGCGAGACGCGTTGCCGGTGGGAGGATGCAGGCCGGAGAACGCCATCGGACCGCAACCGACGCATGGCCAAAAGATTCACGACGGAGGCGGCCGCCGCCGAGGGACCGAACCGTTGGTTCTTCGATCTGTGGTCGCTGATTTACGATCTGCCGATCGTGCAGTGGGCCGCGTACCGGCCGGTCCACGACGCGGTGGTCAGCTCTTTGCGCCGTGGCCGCATACGACAGGTCCTCGACATCGGCTGTGGAACCGGACAACTCGCCACGCGTTTGCAGGAAGATCTGCCGGGGGTGCGGGTCGTCGGTTGCGATTTCTC
This genomic window from Candidatus Binatia bacterium contains:
- a CDS encoding amidohydrolase family protein, encoding MSKKMNEIDRRQCLRVLAGAAAAAFAGCGRSGDYTPEDAVSLDRQIEAEAAASGQGPYGPLTVQGYRGLASLPYFEVNSDGLLQLKVTGLPRFVDFHVHLGMNFLFAPDIDLMRRTPRIEYMLDCDRHDPGCRLDLDVYINSAFTPEMHDDLEREARGQILFGSNAAATHTIPNLLAEMDAIGCERVNILPIAVGLPFGDDLTERWLAAIRAAHAGNRLTPFASVHPSDGRWRERLRAAAAQGVQGLKVHPEMQRVFPDDPDMMPIYAECERLGLVVIFHGGRSGIEPTFMRKYALIRRYVGAVRAFPRVQFVMGHAGARDVADAMELSRTYPNVWLEITGQGVTQLDRIIAQVGTERLLFGSDWPFYPLAATLAKVLIVTEKRPEARRAILRANADRVFALSAATRA